From a region of the Paenibacillus sp. R14(2021) genome:
- a CDS encoding alpha/beta hydrolase, whose amino-acid sequence MELEWIGPEAPLPLPPAREPRWRRFAGWLANRGKATLHFDTPLWRAAIAGLWLMSCAVLIVTALGMPTGLGAAVDVVIAALIGTLAMTIAGFAAAYILALCYVPIPRLSTGVLTFTGLVSWYVFDETDVGDSLSIVLASAVAAIGLIGGLFVGLLIHRRVSAWVKITLIAAITIAALSFNNWPINAYGDVPADAVPAAAEPEVPLLQADNPADTGLYRVQSFTYGSGGDTKRNEFSSGAAVTSQSVDASAYIHRWKWLRSLFWGFDETALPINGRVWMPEGEGIFPLVLMVHGNHLMEQFSDEGYAYLGEMLASRGFIAVSVDANFLNYSFWGNIPDNDMKVRAWILLKHLQQIADYNTRAGNPFYGHVNLEQVALMGHSRGGQAVAMAADRTKWFADDKTLASLSGIGIQAVIAIAPTDTTVDKKKAELKNTYYLSLQGASDGDVDTFNGERQYIRTTFSPDSGRFKSTLYIGEANHSRFNTSWGTMDDSLPGGLLLSSSEMMDAADQRQIAKVYVSAFLETAFHGKQAYAKLFEDYRTGAAWLPNATYINRYEDGSFLPIARLDEDYDKTTLSNGATAKADKLQWSEASAEDRDGKDKGTRGAVLQWKQGDGSYTLQLPASMDELHRGTSANSQQFVFNMTNLERELPGFDSDDDEGMAIPLPEVEIELQSRNGASVRLPLAQFKSVTPLPYTHFTLFPWMEKRVMNGKYKEPTEPVFQTYSLPFKAFQAGSAEFDPAQLSRVTFYFMSDQGKVMLDDIGIANVLAN is encoded by the coding sequence ATGGAACTTGAATGGATTGGACCGGAAGCGCCGCTGCCCCTGCCGCCTGCGCGCGAGCCAAGGTGGAGACGGTTCGCGGGCTGGCTGGCGAATCGCGGCAAGGCGACGCTTCATTTCGATACACCGCTTTGGCGCGCTGCCATCGCGGGGCTTTGGCTGATGAGCTGCGCGGTGCTCATCGTCACCGCGCTCGGCATGCCGACAGGGCTCGGAGCCGCTGTCGATGTCGTCATCGCCGCTCTGATCGGGACGCTCGCGATGACGATTGCCGGCTTCGCTGCGGCTTATATACTGGCACTTTGTTATGTGCCGATTCCTCGCCTAAGCACGGGCGTACTGACCTTCACGGGCTTAGTCAGCTGGTACGTGTTCGACGAAACGGACGTCGGTGATTCGTTGTCGATCGTGCTCGCGTCGGCTGTTGCCGCGATTGGTTTGATCGGCGGGCTATTCGTCGGCCTTCTCATTCATCGGCGCGTTTCCGCATGGGTCAAAATCACACTCATTGCCGCCATAACGATAGCTGCACTTAGCTTTAACAATTGGCCCATTAATGCATACGGCGATGTTCCGGCCGATGCAGTGCCGGCTGCGGCCGAACCGGAAGTTCCTTTGCTGCAGGCCGATAATCCGGCCGATACCGGGCTGTATCGGGTGCAATCCTTCACCTACGGCAGCGGGGGAGATACCAAACGGAATGAATTCTCGTCAGGAGCGGCGGTCACATCCCAATCGGTGGATGCTTCAGCGTATATCCACCGGTGGAAATGGCTGCGAAGCTTGTTCTGGGGCTTCGACGAAACGGCACTGCCGATTAACGGGCGAGTTTGGATGCCGGAAGGCGAAGGCATCTTCCCGCTCGTGCTGATGGTGCATGGGAATCATCTCATGGAGCAGTTTTCGGACGAAGGGTATGCGTATTTGGGCGAAATGCTTGCAAGCCGCGGCTTCATCGCCGTATCCGTGGACGCAAACTTCTTGAACTATTCCTTCTGGGGGAACATTCCGGATAACGACATGAAGGTTCGCGCCTGGATCTTGTTGAAGCATTTGCAGCAGATCGCCGACTATAACACACGTGCGGGCAACCCGTTCTACGGGCATGTGAATTTGGAGCAGGTCGCGCTAATGGGCCATTCACGCGGCGGGCAGGCCGTGGCGATGGCGGCGGACCGAACCAAATGGTTCGCGGACGACAAAACGCTCGCAAGTCTGTCCGGCATAGGCATTCAAGCAGTCATTGCCATTGCGCCGACGGATACGACAGTGGACAAGAAGAAAGCGGAGCTGAAGAACACCTACTACTTGTCCCTGCAAGGTGCAAGCGACGGCGACGTGGATACGTTTAACGGGGAACGGCAGTATATCCGTACGACCTTCTCGCCGGATTCCGGCCGCTTCAAATCTACGCTCTATATTGGAGAGGCGAATCACAGCCGCTTTAATACGTCATGGGGCACGATGGACGACAGCCTGCCGGGAGGATTGCTGCTCAGCAGCAGCGAAATGATGGACGCCGCGGATCAGCGGCAGATCGCCAAAGTGTACGTCTCTGCTTTCCTGGAAACCGCGTTTCACGGCAAGCAGGCATACGCCAAGCTGTTCGAAGACTATCGCACCGGCGCTGCCTGGCTGCCGAACGCGACATACATCAACCGCTATGAAGACGGCAGCTTCCTGCCGATTGCAAGACTCGACGAGGATTATGACAAGACGACCCTTAGCAACGGGGCGACAGCCAAGGCGGATAAGCTCCAATGGTCCGAGGCTTCCGCCGAAGACCGCGACGGCAAGGACAAGGGCACGCGCGGCGCCGTGCTGCAGTGGAAGCAGGGTGACGGCAGCTACACGCTGCAGCTGCCTGCTTCGATGGATGAGCTGCATCGCGGGACCTCGGCCAATTCGCAGCAATTTGTCTTCAATATGACGAATTTGGAGCGGGAATTGCCCGGCTTCGACAGCGATGATGACGAAGGCATGGCGATTCCGCTGCCTGAAGTCGAGATCGAGCTCCAAAGCCGAAACGGCGCTTCCGTGCGTCTGCCGCTTGCTCAGTTCAAATCCGTAACGCCTCTGCCGTATACGCATTTCACGCTTTTTCCTTGGATGGAGAAGCGCGTGATGAACGGCAAGTATAAGGAGCCGACGGAGCCGGTATTCCAGACCTACAGCCTGCCGTTCAAAGCGTTTCAAGCAGGCAGCGCGGAATTTGATCCGGCGCAGCTATCGCGCGTGACGTTCTACTTCATGAGCGACCAAGGCAAAGTGATGCTCGATGACATCGGCATCGCGAACGTGCTTGCGAATTAA
- a CDS encoding metallophosphoesterase, giving the protein MRKLPAPLRVLLILLLFTFLQAYVGWHLQFYLEEATGTGILGAVFWPLYVLIAFGYLFARLLRRVLPGFLVTGLKKAGALWIAVFEYSVLMLPPADLLVWLLRAASVPKDTAIMCVGSAVILLLAAIMLRGSWNAWSPVIRNYEITIDKAAGELQQLHIVVASDLHLGTTVGRKHLNRLVERVNGLQADIMLLPGDVLDDDVEPFIRHDFGSQLAQIQTRFGTYAILGNHEYYGGGIETYVKRMRELGLPVLLDETLLIDGSFYLIGRKDKTDRNRASAAELSAGLDGAKPMIMLDHQPGALREIAEAGIDLSLHGHTHRGQMAPNHLVTKRIFELDWGYLRKGSLHAIVSSGYGTWGPPIRIGSRSEILSIIVRFNCQ; this is encoded by the coding sequence ATGCGTAAATTACCGGCTCCTCTCAGAGTGCTGCTTATTCTGCTGCTGTTTACTTTCTTGCAGGCTTACGTCGGGTGGCATCTGCAGTTCTACCTCGAAGAAGCCACGGGAACCGGCATACTGGGAGCGGTTTTCTGGCCGCTCTATGTCCTGATTGCCTTCGGCTATTTGTTCGCAAGACTGCTTCGCAGGGTGCTGCCGGGTTTCTTGGTGACCGGACTCAAGAAGGCTGGCGCCTTATGGATCGCGGTCTTCGAGTACAGCGTGCTCATGCTGCCGCCGGCTGATCTGCTCGTATGGCTGCTGCGGGCGGCGTCTGTGCCGAAGGATACAGCGATTATGTGCGTCGGAAGCGCGGTTATTCTGCTGCTTGCTGCTATTATGCTGCGAGGCTCTTGGAATGCATGGAGCCCCGTCATTCGGAACTATGAGATTACGATCGATAAGGCAGCCGGCGAGCTGCAGCAGCTCCATATCGTCGTCGCATCGGACCTGCATTTGGGCACGACGGTCGGCCGCAAGCATTTGAACCGGCTCGTGGAGCGCGTAAATGGCCTGCAGGCCGACATCATGCTGCTTCCCGGCGACGTGCTGGATGACGACGTCGAGCCGTTCATCCGTCATGATTTCGGCAGTCAATTGGCCCAAATCCAAACCCGTTTCGGTACCTATGCCATCCTCGGCAACCACGAGTATTACGGGGGCGGCATTGAAACATATGTGAAGCGCATGCGAGAGCTCGGTCTTCCCGTGCTGCTGGACGAGACGCTTCTCATCGATGGCAGCTTCTACCTCATCGGGCGCAAAGACAAGACTGACCGCAACCGCGCTTCGGCGGCAGAGCTGAGCGCAGGCTTGGATGGGGCCAAGCCGATGATCATGCTGGACCATCAGCCGGGCGCGCTGCGCGAAATCGCTGAAGCCGGCATTGACCTGTCGCTGCATGGCCACACGCACCGCGGTCAAATGGCGCCTAATCATCTGGTGACCAAGCGAATTTTTGAGCTGGATTGGGGTTATCTGCGCAAGGGAAGCCTTCACGCGATCGTCTCCTCCGGGTACGGGACATGGGGACCGCCGATCCGAATCGGCAGCCGCAGCGAGATTTTGTCCATCATCGTGCGGTTTAACTGCCAGTAA
- a CDS encoding helix-turn-helix domain-containing protein produces MGADKEPQRLLNDSYMTLASPVRLFRHRIDGRIDTHWHEFFEMGFVVAGSGTHILNGVAMPLSRGSVFLLTPADFHSLEPHPGETLQLYDLIFNDPFIREPLLELLFDYRMVYAADYGLEDTEYAEREFALIWQEAEHREPGSELLIQGSVERLLVELSRKCRAAQNSAYRATVTGQAIPSAVRKALIYIQHHFRETLSLQETAAYCGLSANYFSECFRKGTGATFQSYVQELRLQFARSLLRTTRLPVTEICFASGFNTLPHFERVFKKRFRLPPRDYRIS; encoded by the coding sequence ATGGGCGCCGATAAAGAACCGCAAAGGCTGTTGAACGACAGCTATATGACGCTAGCGTCACCCGTCCGTCTCTTCCGGCATCGGATCGACGGTCGGATCGACACGCATTGGCACGAATTTTTTGAAATGGGCTTTGTCGTTGCCGGGAGCGGGACACATATTCTAAATGGGGTTGCCATGCCGCTTTCGCGGGGGAGTGTCTTCCTGCTGACGCCTGCCGATTTTCACAGCCTGGAGCCGCATCCCGGCGAAACGCTGCAGTTGTATGATTTGATCTTCAATGATCCGTTTATTCGTGAACCGCTGCTGGAGCTTTTGTTCGATTACCGGATGGTTTACGCCGCAGATTATGGGCTCGAGGACACCGAATACGCGGAGCGTGAATTCGCGCTCATCTGGCAGGAGGCTGAACATAGGGAGCCGGGAAGCGAGCTTCTCATTCAGGGCAGCGTCGAACGTCTGCTCGTTGAATTGTCCCGCAAGTGCCGTGCGGCGCAAAACTCAGCGTACCGAGCAACAGTGACCGGGCAGGCAATTCCCTCGGCGGTGCGCAAGGCGCTCATTTACATCCAGCATCATTTCCGCGAAACACTCTCGCTTCAGGAAACAGCCGCGTACTGCGGCTTGTCCGCCAACTACTTCAGCGAATGCTTCCGCAAAGGTACAGGCGCCACGTTCCAGTCATACGTGCAGGAGCTGCGGCTTCAGTTCGCGCGGTCATTACTGAGAACGACCCGGCTGCCGGTGACGGAAATCTGCTTTGCCTCCGGCTTCAACACGCTGCCGCACTTCGAACGGGTGTTCAAGAAACGGTTCCGTCTGCCGCCTAGGGATTATCGCATCAGCTAG
- a CDS encoding phytanoyl-CoA dioxygenase family protein — MSTFHGKLPEADVEFYEENGYAIYRNQLFSAEKQAELTAIFEEQWELVGRRLNSELDTPHFRDERLLKFLLSDEVLDLVEPILGPNIGLWSSHFICKEPHIGKQTPWHEDSAYWNGRLSRFDKIATVWLAIDRSSQENGCMRVIPGTHKNGFSHYEAVSEDDNIFATQIKNIDATKAVYFELEPGQCSIHDSRIIHGAAANSSPNRRCGYTMRYFATDAKVFPEKNPGFKVWLARGKDIAGNNFVNV; from the coding sequence ATGTCGACTTTTCATGGGAAGTTACCGGAGGCGGACGTGGAGTTTTATGAGGAGAACGGGTATGCGATCTATAGGAATCAGCTCTTCAGCGCGGAGAAGCAGGCGGAGCTGACAGCGATTTTCGAAGAGCAGTGGGAACTGGTAGGCCGAAGGCTGAACAGCGAGCTGGATACGCCGCATTTTCGCGACGAGCGGCTGCTGAAGTTTCTGCTCAGCGATGAGGTGTTAGATCTGGTCGAGCCTATTCTCGGCCCTAATATCGGACTGTGGTCAAGCCATTTCATCTGCAAGGAGCCGCACATCGGCAAGCAGACCCCCTGGCATGAAGATTCCGCGTACTGGAACGGCCGGCTCAGTCGATTCGATAAAATCGCGACCGTTTGGCTCGCGATCGACCGAAGCTCGCAAGAGAACGGCTGCATGCGCGTCATACCGGGCACGCATAAGAACGGTTTCTCGCATTATGAGGCGGTTAGCGAGGACGACAATATTTTCGCCACCCAAATTAAGAATATCGATGCAACCAAAGCCGTTTATTTCGAATTGGAGCCGGGCCAATGCTCGATCCACGATTCTCGCATCATTCACGGTGCAGCAGCCAATTCGAGCCCTAATCGCCGATGCGGCTATACGATGCGTTATTTTGCCACGGACGCGAAGGTGTTTCCGGAGAAGAACCCGGGCTTCAAGGTCTGGCTGGCACGCGGGAAAGATATCGCAGGAAACAATTTCGTTAACGTATAG
- a CDS encoding phytanoyl-CoA dioxygenase family protein, whose amino-acid sequence MAKTLRVLTEEQKRQFDTEGYLIVKGLFQQEDLTAIGDTFEQMSYETIPGYFEPNLKGDSLDPLRRYPRVMHPHRFNETAKKYMLHQPVLAVLADLYGEEAYAAQSMFYYKPPGSRGQALHQDNFYLKVEPGNCIAAWTAIDAAHEDNGSLLVVPKTQAHEITCPEHADTTESFTNHFVKPPKDGVVMPVVMDKGDVLFFNGNLIHGSYRNKTKDQFRRAFICHYANASAASINVHYNPLYKADGTEVELAGNPDGGPCGIEVGEFTYH is encoded by the coding sequence ATGGCAAAGACATTGCGGGTGCTGACGGAAGAACAGAAGCGGCAGTTTGATACGGAAGGGTATTTGATCGTAAAAGGATTGTTCCAGCAGGAGGATCTGACGGCAATTGGAGATACGTTCGAGCAGATGAGCTATGAGACAATTCCCGGCTATTTCGAGCCGAATTTGAAGGGGGACTCCCTGGATCCGCTGAGGCGCTATCCGCGCGTAATGCATCCGCACCGATTCAACGAAACGGCGAAGAAATATATGCTGCATCAGCCGGTGCTTGCCGTGTTGGCGGATTTGTACGGCGAAGAAGCCTACGCGGCGCAAAGCATGTTCTATTACAAGCCGCCAGGCTCCAGAGGCCAGGCGCTGCATCAGGATAACTTCTATTTGAAAGTCGAGCCGGGCAACTGCATCGCAGCCTGGACGGCGATCGATGCCGCGCACGAGGATAATGGCAGCCTGCTCGTGGTGCCGAAGACGCAGGCGCATGAAATCACTTGTCCTGAGCATGCCGATACGACGGAATCCTTCACGAATCATTTTGTAAAGCCGCCCAAGGACGGCGTTGTCATGCCTGTCGTTATGGATAAAGGCGACGTGCTGTTCTTCAATGGCAACCTGATCCACGGCTCCTACCGGAACAAAACGAAGGATCAGTTCCGCCGGGCGTTCATCTGTCATTATGCCAACGCTTCGGCTGCCAGCATCAATGTGCACTACAATCCGCTCTACAAAGCGGACGGCACGGAAGTGGAGCTTGCGGGCAATCCCGACGGCGGTCCTTGCGGCATTGAAGTCGGGGAGTTCACCTATCACTAA
- a CDS encoding helix-turn-helix domain-containing protein yields MSASDRQLPSVIKERGETAVIAGHFYETDNYAAKRPSGMSDWLITYTLDGSGCFLVDGQERFCRKGDVTLLQPGVAHQYGTNGTHWQFMWVHFTSRVTETSLLPVEKLLVHTIDNDSARKRIHRAFRRIVADSIERSAYWSELCENTLREILLLLARRLSKPLDPRIDEIQHLLSSRMQEPVRIDELARTVGLSPSRLSHLYKESTGTSIVDSLNDMRIRQAALLLEHTDRQAAEVALDVGFQNYNHFAGQFRKRYGMNPRAFKNRDVPHF; encoded by the coding sequence ATGAGCGCATCGGATAGACAGCTGCCTTCGGTCATTAAAGAACGGGGCGAAACGGCGGTAATCGCCGGTCATTTCTATGAGACGGATAATTATGCTGCCAAGAGACCGTCCGGCATGAGCGACTGGCTCATTACCTACACGCTTGACGGAAGCGGCTGCTTCCTGGTCGACGGACAGGAACGATTCTGCCGGAAAGGGGACGTGACGCTGCTGCAGCCCGGCGTTGCCCATCAATACGGTACGAACGGGACCCATTGGCAGTTTATGTGGGTGCATTTCACCTCGCGCGTAACCGAGACCAGTCTGTTGCCCGTAGAGAAGCTGCTCGTCCATACGATCGACAACGATTCTGCCCGCAAGCGCATCCACCGTGCATTCCGGCGAATCGTTGCCGACTCCATCGAGCGGAGCGCCTATTGGAGCGAGCTGTGCGAGAACACCCTGCGCGAAATTCTCCTGCTGCTGGCTCGCCGTTTGTCGAAGCCGCTCGATCCGCGCATCGATGAAATCCAGCATCTGCTGTCCTCGCGCATGCAGGAGCCGGTTCGAATCGATGAGCTGGCCCGAACAGTCGGTCTGTCCCCTTCCAGGCTGTCGCATCTCTACAAGGAATCGACCGGCACCTCCATCGTCGATTCACTTAACGATATGCGCATTCGCCAAGCAGCGCTGCTGCTGGAGCATACGGACCGGCAGGCGGCTGAAGTGGCGCTGGATGTCGGCTTCCAGAACTATAATCATTTTGCCGGCCAGTTTCGCAAGCGTTACGGCATGAATCCCCGCGCCTTCAAGAACAGGGATGTGCCGCATTTCTGA
- a CDS encoding DHA2 family efflux MFS transporter permease subunit: MSTTNVANIRFWPVMTAIFFGAFLSILGISTINVALTIFMQDFHSQISTVQWTLTGFMLSLGIVAPLTGYLGDKFGYKTVYLYAMIGFVLFSLLCGFAWGIESLIVFRIIQGLFTGLILPTTMTIIFQVIPKERQPFAVSIWGLSAMLAPAFGPTISGLLIQQLSWRWLFFINVPIGIIAILFIAVMIPAYRIGSAKKLDILGLLSVVISSASLLVALSQGRLWGWDSARTLSLFIIGGIFLIGFIIWELRAKEPLLNLRVFGNFRFSITLVANTIITISLYSGTLLVPLFLQNVQQMSPVKTGLILLPASLIMALAMPIAGKIYPRVGAKWMTIVGLALIIYGSFEMTHMKTDSTDFYIILWMSVRNLGVSFAAAATSTAGMEEIGPSMVGHASSVTNWVRNVGGSFAIALFTSLLASHTITHIAELTKSGADNPKLIPLSSFTMSVNDVFLVATYIAVAAIPFTLLIRRKGKAAKAAAVAA; this comes from the coding sequence ATGAGTACGACGAACGTAGCGAACATCCGTTTCTGGCCCGTCATGACCGCGATCTTTTTTGGCGCATTTTTAAGCATTCTGGGGATCAGCACCATTAACGTGGCTTTGACTATTTTCATGCAGGATTTCCATTCGCAGATCAGCACGGTGCAGTGGACGCTGACCGGGTTCATGCTGTCGCTCGGCATTGTTGCCCCGCTGACCGGTTACTTGGGCGATAAATTCGGTTATAAAACCGTTTATTTGTACGCCATGATCGGGTTTGTTCTATTTTCCCTGCTGTGCGGATTTGCATGGGGAATTGAATCGCTGATTGTATTCCGGATTATTCAAGGCTTGTTTACCGGACTAATTCTCCCAACGACAATGACGATCATTTTCCAAGTGATTCCGAAAGAAAGACAGCCGTTTGCCGTCAGCATCTGGGGTTTGTCCGCCATGCTAGCCCCTGCGTTCGGACCTACGATCAGCGGCTTGCTCATTCAGCAGCTTAGCTGGCGCTGGCTGTTCTTCATCAACGTGCCGATCGGCATTATCGCGATTCTCTTCATTGCCGTGATGATTCCCGCTTACCGGATTGGCAGCGCCAAGAAGCTCGATATTCTGGGCTTGCTTTCCGTCGTCATCAGCAGCGCTTCGCTGCTTGTCGCGCTGAGCCAGGGCCGCCTATGGGGCTGGGATTCCGCCAGAACGCTCAGCTTGTTCATCATCGGGGGTATTTTCCTGATCGGCTTCATTATATGGGAGCTTCGAGCGAAGGAGCCGCTGCTGAATCTGCGCGTATTCGGCAACTTCCGCTTCTCCATTACGTTGGTCGCGAATACGATCATTACGATCAGCTTGTATTCCGGTACGCTGCTTGTGCCTTTGTTCCTGCAAAACGTTCAGCAAATGTCGCCGGTTAAGACAGGACTTATCCTGCTGCCGGCATCTCTAATCATGGCGCTGGCCATGCCCATCGCGGGCAAAATCTACCCGCGCGTCGGCGCGAAATGGATGACGATCGTGGGGCTTGCGCTCATTATTTACGGCAGCTTTGAAATGACGCACATGAAAACGGACAGTACGGACTTCTATATTATCTTGTGGATGTCAGTCCGCAACCTGGGCGTATCGTTTGCGGCTGCTGCGACAAGCACGGCGGGCATGGAGGAAATCGGGCCTTCGATGGTCGGTCATGCGTCGTCTGTGACCAACTGGGTGCGTAATGTCGGCGGTTCGTTCGCAATCGCGCTCTTCACCTCGCTGCTGGCATCGCATACGATCACGCATATCGCAGAGCTGACGAAGAGCGGTGCTGACAATCCGAAGCTTATCCCGCTGTCTTCCTTCACGATGAGCGTGAACGATGTGTTCCTGGTCGCCACTTACATTGCGGTTGCCGCCATCCCGTTCACACTGTTGATTCGCAGGAAAGGGAAAGCCGCCAAAGCGGCAGCAGTCGCTGCTTAA
- a CDS encoding TetR/AcrR family transcriptional regulator, whose protein sequence is MDTTNESQNCRYTDDSIKSKYVAKLLHPVKLSGFQGLRMDDIAKTMDISKATLYKYFTSRDEIIEHLARIFMTYIVGTEGTLGTGSSDAIIQGFKTSFIQTLLIANYGTEILFHDFREVYPQLMADIDSAISQRNERLRVFYERGMEEGYLHLTNATLIVLQDELLFRNLLDPHYLMKNNLTLRNAIGDYYQIKKLQLFKPDIHAQFDDTGMAERIEQLVRKVSYGV, encoded by the coding sequence ATGGACACGACCAATGAATCGCAAAACTGCCGCTATACCGACGACTCCATCAAATCCAAGTACGTGGCAAAGCTGCTTCATCCGGTTAAATTAAGCGGCTTTCAGGGACTTCGCATGGACGACATCGCGAAGACGATGGACATTTCAAAAGCAACGCTTTATAAATATTTCACCTCTCGCGACGAGATTATCGAGCATTTGGCTCGGATTTTCATGACGTATATTGTCGGCACCGAAGGAACGCTCGGCACAGGAAGCAGCGATGCGATCATCCAGGGCTTCAAAACCTCCTTCATCCAAACGCTGTTGATCGCAAATTACGGAACCGAGATCTTATTTCACGATTTCCGCGAAGTTTATCCACAGCTGATGGCAGACATCGATTCGGCGATCAGCCAACGGAACGAGCGGCTGCGTGTTTTCTACGAACGGGGCATGGAAGAAGGATATTTGCATCTTACTAATGCGACGCTCATTGTCCTGCAGGATGAACTGCTGTTCCGCAACCTGCTCGATCCTCACTATTTGATGAAAAATAACCTGACGCTTCGAAACGCAATCGGAGATTATTATCAAATCAAGAAGCTTCAGCTGTTTAAGCCGGATATCCACGCCCAATTCGACGATACAGGCATGGCCGAGCGGATCGAGCAGCTGGTTCGTAAAGTCTCCTATGGCGTCTAA
- a CDS encoding slipin family protein encodes MFKKITIQNDQRGMLFRRGSYIRCLQPGTYRLSSFSVDKVEVLNVTKPFAVQGKDLHIFLQDQALLRELAVIDVRDYEYVLWYEDGKYAGFLKPGKYAFWTVFAKQEFVRADVREPELSASLDRSIIPKLGTHVQICDVGEQEIGLLYFNHELQRQLQPGRYYFWRGPSAVVVKTIDMRRQQLDMTGQEMLTEDKIPLRLNFVCQYQVTNPLQTITIAQMKDQLYILLQLILREYVGTMKLDELLRVKREVGDYVLNRLREKEAEFGVTFSSAGVKDVILPGDVKDILNTVLLAEKKAQANLITRREETASTRSLLNTAKLMEENGTLFRLKELEYLEKMCEKIGTVSLMGGGGGLLEHMSLLLKSGQDRT; translated from the coding sequence ATGTTTAAGAAAATAACGATTCAGAACGATCAGCGCGGTATGCTTTTCCGCCGAGGGAGCTATATCCGATGCTTACAGCCGGGTACGTACCGATTGTCGTCTTTCTCGGTCGATAAAGTAGAGGTACTGAATGTTACCAAGCCATTTGCCGTGCAGGGGAAGGACCTGCATATTTTTCTGCAAGATCAGGCGCTGCTGCGGGAGCTGGCGGTTATCGATGTGCGGGACTACGAGTATGTGCTCTGGTACGAGGATGGCAAATATGCCGGGTTCCTCAAGCCCGGAAAATACGCGTTCTGGACTGTCTTCGCGAAGCAAGAATTCGTGCGCGCGGATGTACGCGAGCCGGAATTGTCAGCGTCACTTGACCGTTCTATCATTCCGAAGCTTGGCACGCATGTTCAGATCTGCGACGTTGGCGAGCAGGAAATCGGGTTATTGTATTTTAATCATGAGCTTCAGCGGCAGCTCCAGCCAGGACGTTATTACTTCTGGCGCGGCCCATCAGCTGTCGTCGTGAAGACCATCGACATGCGGAGGCAGCAGCTCGACATGACAGGTCAAGAAATGCTGACGGAGGATAAAATACCGCTGCGTCTTAATTTTGTCTGCCAGTATCAGGTGACGAATCCGCTGCAGACGATCACGATTGCCCAGATGAAAGACCAGCTCTATATTTTGCTGCAGCTGATCTTAAGGGAGTATGTCGGGACGATGAAGCTCGATGAGCTGCTGCGCGTGAAACGGGAGGTCGGCGACTACGTATTGAATCGGCTTCGCGAGAAGGAAGCGGAGTTTGGCGTGACTTTCAGCTCTGCGGGCGTGAAGGACGTCATTTTGCCGGGAGACGTGAAGGACATTCTGAACACGGTGCTGCTTGCGGAGAAGAAGGCGCAAGCGAATCTCATCACAAGAAGGGAAGAGACGGCCTCGACACGCAGCCTGTTAAACACGGCGAAGCTAATGGAGGAGAATGGAACGCTGTTCCGCCTAAAGGAGCTTGAATACTTAGAGAAGATGTGCGAGAAGATCGGTACGGTTTCGTTGATGGGCGGAGGAGGAGGGCTGCTCGAGCATATGAGCCTGCTGCTGAAATCCGGACAGGATCGCACATAG